The genomic window ACCCGGCTCGAGGCCGAAACCTCGGTGATGTGGTCGCCGTATCCCCTCGCTGTGACCCTCGACGAACACGTGCTTCGCGATATTCTCTTTCTCGACAAGATGGCGGGGGGGGTGCTCCTCGATGTCTCCGGTGAGCTCCAGGTCTTCCTGTGGAAAGGTCTTTCCCTCTACGGGAGGGGGTGGTACAGACTCGTCTCCATGGCAAAGGGGGATTCGTACTTCAAGGAAGAGGGAACGTGGTACCAGGCTGCGGACGGGAAGAGCGGTATGGAGAGCACCGAGTGGGGGCTGGGGATGGGGATGCGGGTGATGGTGGAGTGAAGCTAGCCCGTGAGTGTGCGAGGGATGCGGCGGACGTGCTGGATGGTGCGGACCGGGATGTGGAGCGGGGCCTCTTCTCCCTCGGGGATCGCTTCGAGGTAGTGGGAGGCCCCCTTCTTTTTGAGGGCGAGGGGGCGCACGAGGAGGGTGGTGGGGTCCTTGTGTCCGAGGATGCACACCTCCACCAGGTCGCCTGCGTGGGAGAGTGCCTCTTCGAGGACCCTGAGCTTGCCGTGGTAGTCGAGTCCGTCGGATTCGAGGAGCTCGGTGTCCGCTGTTTCTCCGGAGAGTTGGGCGGGGGTGAGGATGTAGCCTTCCTCGATGCGTGCCTTGAGGAGGTGGCGCGCCTCCTCAGAGAGGGGGGTACGTTCCAGGGCCTCGAGGAGGGCGGGCCTGAGGTCGGGGGGCGGGGCGGTGAGGGCTTCCGGGAGCACGGGTACCACCGGGGGGGCGAGGTGGGTCGGGAGGGGGAGCGGCCCCTCCGAGGGAGGGGTCTCTTCCTCCACGGGGCCGAGGAGGCCTATCCCGGCGTGTTCCAGGAGGGTCTTCCACTCCTCCCACCGTTCCTCCCTGACGAGAAAGATGGTCTCTCCGAGGGTCTCCCACACACAGGCGGAGAATTGGGGGCTCTGTCGGACGATCCGGGCGTACTCGGGTTCCAGGATCGCCACGATTCCCCGGAGGTGGCGGGCCCGCTCGGCCTCCTCCTGCCAGAGGGTGAGGGTGGCGGCGACCGGTTGGGGGACGGGGTGGCCGCTTCCCACGGTGAGGGCGAGGCGGAGCTCGGCAATCTCAATCCCTGTCTCCAGGCCGCGGCGCAGGGCGGGCTTGGTGAGTTCGTAGCGGGAGACGGTGTCGTGGCGTATGAGGGAGAGGGCCGCACAGGGGACGAGGAGGTCTGAGAGCACGGCGTGGGGATGTACGATGAGGTGGCCCGAGGCCTCCACCTTGAACGGAGGGGTCTCCGGCGGGTTGAGGAGTGTGGGGATGTGGGGGGTGAGGGAGAGGGTGGTTTCGTGGGGGACGAGGAGGCCGAGCGAGGCGAGGTCCTCGATGGGTGGGGGGGTGTGGGGTTGGGTGTGGGGTTGGGTGTGGAGGGTGAGGGCGAGGCGGAGGGCACGGGTGATGGTGGAGGGGGTGTAGGTGTGGGTGGGGGGGAGGAGGTCGGGGAGGGCGAGGAGGGCGGCGGCGAGGGGGTGGGGGTCGGCCCCGTCGGGGGCGATGGCCGCAGCCCAGAGGAGGGGGAGGCGGGTGGAGGGGGGAAGGTCGGCGAGGGCGCGGAACCGGGCGAGGAGGGCGGCCGGGGTGGGGGCGGGGATGAGGGAGAGGCGGGTGAGGGCCCGGACGAGGAGGGGGAGGTGGTCGGGGTGGTGGGAGAAGTGGGGGATGCGGGATGCGATGCGGGTGCGTGCCCGCGAGGTGGGGGTGCCGTCCCTGGTGTCGAGGAGGGACGGGTCGTCGGTGAGGAGGGAGAGGAGGGCGCCGAGGAGGGGGTCGGTGAGCCAGGGGTGGGGCGGGGAGGAGGGGGGGGTGGGGCCTTCGGGCGGGAGGACGGCCTCGAGCGAGAGGACGCGGGTCTCGAGCAGGGGACGGAGGGGAGGGGTGAAGCGGATGCGTGGGGGCTCGTCCGCGGTGTCGAGGTAGACGAGGAGGCGGTCCCTGAGGCGGTGGAGGATGAGGTGGGGGTCTTCCTCCCCTTCTTCCTCCAGGAACGAGGTGAAGACCTCGGGTGGGGGTTCGCCGAGGGCCGCGATGAGCGAGAGGTGGGCCCTGTCGTGAGGGGTGAGGAGGGCGAGGATCGCCTCCTGTATCCGAGGCGATTCCAGGAAGCGGTAGAGGCGTTCGACGAGCTGGGGTTTGTGGTAGGGGGTCTCGATCCTGCCGAGGTAGTTGCGTATGAGGCGGAGGAAGTCCCTGTCGGGAAGGGTGAGGAGGTAGGCGGTGAAACGGTCTATGTCAGCTCGTCTTCGCTCCATAGCTCCATCTGGTAGCGGTAGCCCTGTTCGGTGAGGAATCGCTGCCGGTTGGCGGCGAAGTGTTCTTCCAGTGTATCACGCGTCACAATCGTATAGAAGTAGGCGTGGTGGTGTTTCGGTCTCAGGATGCGGCCGAGGCGCTGGGCCTCCTCCTGGCGGGATCCGAAGGTGCCGGAGACCTGAATGGCGACCGCGGCGTCGGGGAGGTCGATGGAGAAGTTGGCGACGCGGGAGACCACGAGGCGCGTGATGCGGCCTTCCTTGAACTCGCGGTAGAGGCGTTCGCGTTCCCTGTTGGGGGTACGGCCGGTGATGAGGGGAAGGCCGAGGGTGCGGGCGATGCGTTCGAGCTGGTCGAGGTACTGGCCTATGATGAGGGTGGGGAGGTCGGGGTGTCGCTCGAGGAGCACGGCCACGACGCGGTCCTTGAGGGGGTTGGTGCTCGCGATGGTGTGCTTCTTCCGCTGGTCTGCGGCGATGTAGGCGAGTCGGAGGTCCTCGGGGAGGGGGATGCGGATCTCGTAGCAGAGGGCCTCGGCGATCCAGCCCTGGGCTTCCACTTCTTTCCAGGGGATGTCGTGGCGCTTGGGTCCCACGAGGGCGAAGAGGTGGCGTTCCTTGCCGTCTTCGCGCACCAGGGTGGCGGTGAGGCCGCAGCGGCGTTTCGCCTGGAGTTCTGCGGTGATGCGGAAGACCGGGGCGGGGAGGAGGTGGACTTCGTCGTAGATGATGAGGCCCCAGTTGCGGGCGAGGAAGAGGTCGAAGTGGGGGTAGTGCTCCTGGGTCTGGTCGGGTCGCCAGGTGAGGATGTGGTAGGTGGCGACGGTGACGGGTTTTATGTCCTTGGACTCGCCGGTGTACTCGGCGATCTGGTCCTCGGTGAGGGTGGTCTTGTCGAGGATCTCGTCGATCCACTGGTGGGCGGCGGCGACGTTGGGGGTGAGGATGAGGGTGCTCGTCCGGTAGTGGGCCATGAGGGCGAGGCCCACCACGGTCTTGCCTGCGCCGCAGGGCATGACGATGGTGCCGTAGCCGGTGCCGGGTCCGTCGTCGCCGGTGAAGGCCTTGACCGCGGCTTCCTGGTAGGGGCGGAGGGCGAAGGGGCGGCCGGAGCGGGTGGTGGTGCGGAGCGAGAGGGGGAGGGGTTCGCCTTCCTGGAGGGGGACGAGGTCGGTGACGGGGTAGCCGAGGTCGATGAGGAGCTGCTTGATGGTGCCACGGTGGATGAGGGGCACGTAGAGGGCGTCGTCCCGGGGTGGGAGGTCGGGTGTGGAGGGTTCGAGGAGGCGGGCGAGCTGCCGGTAGGAGAGGAGTTCTTGGCGGCTCGCAGGGGGGCGGATGCTGAGGAGGAGGGTGTGGGGTGAGGGGGTGGGGAGGAGGGTGAGGGTGCCGGCGCGTTTGAGAGTGTGGCGAATGGTGTCGAGGAGGGTGGGGGGCACGGGGTAGCGGGCGTAGCGGGAGAGGCGCGTGGTGATCTGGTCGTAGGTGAGGCCTGCGGAGGCGGCGTTCCAGAGGGAGATGGGGGTGATGCGGTAGGTGTGGATGTACTCAGGGGAGGTGAGGAGCTCGGTGAAGGGGGTGATGGCGTTCCGGGCCTCGTCGGCCTCGGGGTGCGAGACTTCGAGGAGGATGGTGCCGTCGCTCTGTACGATGAGGGGGCCGGACATGGGGGTAAGGGTAGCCCAGGGGGGTGGGGGCGGGCAAGGGGGATGGGGTTGCACGGGGGGTGGGGGGTGGGGCATGATGGGGGTGGGAGGACGAGATGGACGAGAGACGAAAGCCCGAGTGGCTCAAGATAGAGCTCGGCCTGTCGCCCGAGCACAAGAAGGTGAGGCGTGAGCTCGCCCGGCACGGGCTCCACACGGTCTGTGAGGAGGCGCGGTGCCCCAACCTGCACGAGTGCTGGGGCCGCTACCGCACGGCCACGTTCCTGCTCCTGGGAGAGGTGTGCACCCGGCGGTGCAGGTTCTGTGCCGTGGGCCACGGCAGGCCGTGCCCGCCCGACCCGGAGGAGCCGGCCCGGGTGGCACAGGTGGTGGCCCGGCTCGGGATTCGGCACGTGGTGCTCACCATGGTGACGAGGGACGACCTGCCGGACGGTGGGGCGGGGCATGTGGCGGCCGCGGTGAGAGAGGTGCGGAAGGCCTCTCCTGGTGTGAGGGTGGAGATCCTCACCTCGGACTTCAGAGGGGATCTCGCGGCCCTCGAGACGGTGCTCGAGAGCCGGCCCGAGATCATGAGCCACAACGTGGAGACCGTGCGCAGGCTCACCCCCAGGGTGCGCTCCGGTGCGAGCTACGAGCGCTCCCTCGCCTTCCTCAGGGAGGCGGGACTGCGGGTGAGGGCGTACGGCGGGTTCCTCAAGTCGAGCTTCATGGTGGGGCTCGGGGAGACCGAGGAGGAGGTGAAGGAGACCCTCCGCGACCTCCGGGCCGCGGGCGTGCAGATGGTGAACATAGGCCAGTACCTCCAGCCCACGAAGGAGCACCTCCCCGTGGCGCGCTACTGGAGCCCCGAGGAGTTCGACCGGCTGAGGGACTACGCCCTCTCCCTGGGGTTCATCGCCTGCAGCGCGGGCCCCAAGGTCCGCTCGAGCTACCACGCCGAGGAGACCGTCCGGATGCTGGGGGACGTCGGTCCGGCGTGAACCACCCTTCGGGGTGGGTTTTTTTGGGGAGATAGCTGACTAAAAACGTAATATTTGCTATTATCATATCGATTGGTATTGCACCATGCGCGCGGATGTCGCATGATGGTAGTAGTAAGGAGGCCCTGTGGACCTGAAGATCTTTCAGAAACAGCCGCCCATGAGGAAGGTGCTCCTCTCGCTCGTTCCCATCTTCCTGTGGGCCGCGTACTTCTACGGCGTACGGCTCGCCGCCCTCGCCCTGGTGGTGTTTCCCGTGGGTGTGGCGGTGGAGTACCTCATGGAGAGGCGGAGGGGGAGGAAGGTGAGTGAAGCGGTCCTGGTGACCTGCAGCCTCTTCCTCCTCTCCCTCCCGCCCGCCGTCCCGCTCTGGGTGGCGGCCATCGGGATCGCCTTCGGCGTGTTCATGGCGAAGGAGGTCTACGGAGGGTTCGGCCGCAATGTCTTCAACCCGGCCATCGCAGGCAGGCTCTTCGTCTACATCACCTTCCCCACCCTCATGACCCGCTCCTGGCTGAAGCCCGGCGCCTTCGGTCTCCTCCCCGACGCCCTCACCTCGGCCACCCCCCTCGACGCCCTCCGAGCCGGCACCCTCCCCCCGCTCCCCGACATGCTCCTCGGCCTGCACCCCGGCAGCATGGGCGAGTCGGCCCTCCCCCTCATCCTCCTCGCGGGCATCTACCTCGTGGCCACCAGGACCGCGAGCTGGCGGATCATGCTCTCCACCCTGGGAGGCGCCCTCCTCCTCTCCGCCGGCCTCTACTACGCCGGCGTCCCCGGCGCCGTCCCGCCCCACTACACCCTCCTCGCCGGCAGTCTCCTCTTCGTGGCGGTCTTCATGGCCACCGACCCCGTCACCGCCCCCAACAACCCCCGCGCCCACTGGCTCTACGGCCTGCTCATCGGTGCGGTGGTGGTCCTCGTCCGCACCTTCTCCCTCTTCTCGGAGGGCACCAGCTTCGCCGTGCTCCTCGCCAACGCCGTCGCCCCGCTCCTCGACGAGCTTCTCCCACGCCGCCCGGCGGCCGCCCGCCGCCCGGCCCCGAAAGGAGGCGCCGCATGAACCGCAACTCCCTCCCCTACGTGGTGCTCTTCTCCTTCATCGTCACCGCGCTCTTCGTCACCATCCTCGCCGCCGCCCACCTCGGCACCAGGGAGCGCGTCCTCCTCGCCGAGGAGCGCCGGCTCCGGGAAGCCGTGCTCCACGCCCTCAAGACCCCCGCCTCCGGGGAGGAGGCCCGGCGCACCTTCGCCCGCCTCTCCGTCGCCGCCCTCCCCGACGGTACCCGCATCTACCGCACCCCCGAGCCCCGCTCCTACGCCGTCGAGCTTTCAGGACCCGGCCTCTGGGGCACCATCCGCGCCGTGGTGGGCATCTCGGGCGACCTTTCCCGCATCCTGGGCCTCGCCATCCTCGAGCAGAACGAGACCCCGGGCCTCGGCGGCCGCATCACCGAGCCCTGGTTCCTCTCGCAATTCGAAGCCGAACGCATAGGTCCCGACGGCATCGCCGTGCGCCAGACCGGCCGCTCGGGCGACCCCGACCCCGACAACAGCCAGGTGGACGGCATCACCGGCGCCACCCGCACGAGCCAGGCCATCGAGACCCTGGTTGACCGGGCCGTCATCACCCTCAAGGAGGCCCTCCCCACCCTCTCCGAGGAGGACTTCGCCCCTGTCGAGGCCCCTCGGCCTCGGACATCCCCTGACGATGAAAGGAGCCGCTGATGGCAGCCACACCCCGTCGGATCCTCGCCGAGAACACCTGGACCAACAACCCCATCTTCATCCAGATCCTCGGCATCTGTTCCACCCTCGCCGTCACCAACAACCTCACCAACACCCTCATCATGACCCTGGGCGTCACCTTTGTCACCGGCTTCTCGAGCCTCACCGTCTCGCTCCTCAAGACCCTCATCCCCCACCGGGTGAGGATGATCACCCAGACCCTCATCATCTCCTTCTACGTCATCATCGTGGACATCCTGCTCAAGGCCTATCTCCCGGAGATCCACAAGAGCCTGGGACCCTACGTGGGTCTCATCATCACCAACTGCATCATCATGGGCCGGGCCGAGGCCTTTGCCCAGAGCAACCCGCCCCTCCTCTCCCTCTGGGACGGCCTCACCTCGGGCCTCGGGTACATGTGGGTCCTCATGCTCATCGCCCTGATCCGTGAGCTTTTGGGCTTCGGCACCCTCTTCAACATCCGGGTGCTCCCTGAAGGCTTCGAACCCTGGACCATCATGGTCATGGCCCCCAGCGCCTTCTTCATCCTCGCCATGGTCCTCTGGGCCGCAAAGACCCTCATGAACAAGGAGGCCGCATGACCCCCGACATCTCTCCCCTCGCCCTCTTCGTGGCATCGATCTTCACGAGCAACATCCTCCTCGCCAACTTCCTGGGGATGTGCTCCTTCATCTCCATCTCCAAGGACCTCTCCTCCTCGAACGGCCTCGGTCTCGCCGTGACCGTGGTGCTCACCATCACCAGCGCCATCAACTGGCTCGTGCTCCACTATGTCCTCATCCCCCTCGACCTCGTCTACCTCAGGTTTATCGTCTTCATCATCGTGATCGCGGCCGTGGTCCAGATACTCGAGATGATCATCGACCGGATCTCGCCCTCGCTCTACATGGCCCTGGGGATCTTCCTCCCCCTCATCACGGTCAACTGCGCCATCCTCGGCGTGGCCCTCTTCATCGAGATACGCGGCTACTCCCTGCTCCAGTCCGTGGTCTACGGCCTCGGCTCCGGCCTCGGCTGGTGGCTCGCCATCATGCTCCTCGCCGCCATACGCAAGAAGATCGAACGAGCCCCGGTACCCGCCGGCCTCAAAGGCCCGGGGATCACCCTCATCACCATAGGATTCATGGCCATGGCCTTCATCGGCTTCTCCGGCATGGTCGCGGTTCAGTAAGGAGGAACGGGATGAGCGCACTCGTCATCGCACCGCTCGCCGTAGGAGGGATCACCGCCGCCCTGGCCCTCCTCATCTGGCTCACCGACAGGGTGGTCAACAACTACGGCACGGTCACCATCTCCATCAACGGCGGCAAGAAGACCCTCACCGTCAAAGGGGGAAGCCCGCTCCTCCTCACCCTCGCCCAGGAGCAGATCTTCATCCCCTCCGCGTGTGGGGGAAGGGGGAGCTGCGGGGCCTGCAAGGTGAGGGTGGAGACCGACATAGGACCGCACCTCCCCACCGAGGTCCCCTACCTCACCGAGGAAGAGCGGGCCCGCAACGTGCGGCTCTCGTGCCAGGTCAAGGTGAAGCACGACCTCTCGATCGAGGTGCCGGAGGAGCTCTTCCTCGTGCGGCGGGTAGTGGCGGAGGTCTCCTCCATCCGCGACCTCACCCACGACATCAAGGAGGTGCGCTTCCGCCTCCCCGAGGGAGAGCGGATCCCCTTCAAGCCCGGCCAGTACGTCCAGCTGGAGGTGCCGCCCTACGCCAAGATAAAGGAACCCACCCAGCGGGCCTACTCCATCTCTTCCCTCCCCGACGAGGAGGAGATCGAGCTCCTCATCCGCAAGGTACCCGGCGGGATCGCCACCACCTATGTCCACGAACACATGAAGGAAGGGGAGCGCCTCGCCCTCATCGGCCCGTTCGGCGACTTCTACCTCAGGGAGACCGACGCGGTGATGCTCTGTGTGGCGGGGGGGAGCGGCATGGCCCCCTTCAAGTCGATCCTCCTCGACATGTACCGGAGGGGGGTGAACAACCGACAGGTGTGGTTCTTCTTCGGGGCCCGTACCCGGCGTGACCTATTCTACGTGGACCTCTGGAGGGACCTCGAGGAGAAGTGGCCGGTCTTCAGGTTCGTCCCCGCCCTCTCCGAAGACCCCGACTACGAGGGCGAGAAGGGGCTCATCACCGAGGTGCTCGCACGCTATATCGAGACCACCATGGACAGGGAGGCGCCCAAGGAGGGCTACCTCTGCGGGAGTCCGGGCATGCTCGACGCGTGCATGAACGTGATGCGCCGGTACGGCATACCCGAGGACAAGATCTACTTCGACAAGTTCGCTTGAAGGAGGGTGTATGAAGACCGACCCGCACTATGCCAAGGCATACGAGAACATGAAGCCGGGGGTGATCACCGCGGAGGGCTTCCTGGGAGACGACCCGCGTACGCTGGCCGACATCATCGAGGCCGACGAAGAGGAGTTCGCCCGGCTGGGGCTCTCGTTCGAGGAGGTGGCCGCACGGCTCAAGGCCCTCCGCGATGAGGGGAAGAAGGGCCTCGGAGAACCGGTCACCGTGGAGGGGAAGTGGCTCGTGAGGGTGGACGATGCGAGGGGCCACCTCCCCTCTCCCTTCGAGGACGGGATCTTCCGCAAGGTGAACACCGAGGTGACCAACCTGAGGAATGGCGAGACGCTGGTCTTCACCGACCTCAACCTCCACCTCCTCGAGCGCTAC from Spirochaeta thermophila DSM 6192 includes these protein-coding regions:
- a CDS encoding DNA repair helicase XPB, with the translated sequence MSGPLIVQSDGTILLEVSHPEADEARNAITPFTELLTSPEYIHTYRITPISLWNAASAGLTYDQITTRLSRYARYPVPPTLLDTIRHTLKRAGTLTLLPTPSPHTLLLSIRPPASRQELLSYRQLARLLEPSTPDLPPRDDALYVPLIHRGTIKQLLIDLGYPVTDLVPLQEGEPLPLSLRTTTRSGRPFALRPYQEAAVKAFTGDDGPGTGYGTIVMPCGAGKTVVGLALMAHYRTSTLILTPNVAAAHQWIDEILDKTTLTEDQIAEYTGESKDIKPVTVATYHILTWRPDQTQEHYPHFDLFLARNWGLIIYDEVHLLPAPVFRITAELQAKRRCGLTATLVREDGKERHLFALVGPKRHDIPWKEVEAQGWIAEALCYEIRIPLPEDLRLAYIAADQRKKHTIASTNPLKDRVVAVLLERHPDLPTLIIGQYLDQLERIARTLGLPLITGRTPNRERERLYREFKEGRITRLVVSRVANFSIDLPDAAVAIQVSGTFGSRQEEAQRLGRILRPKHHHAYFYTIVTRDTLEEHFAANRQRFLTEQGYRYQMELWSEDELT
- the nqrD gene encoding NADH:ubiquinone reductase (Na(+)-transporting) subunit D — its product is MAATPRRILAENTWTNNPIFIQILGICSTLAVTNNLTNTLIMTLGVTFVTGFSSLTVSLLKTLIPHRVRMITQTLIISFYVIIVDILLKAYLPEIHKSLGPYVGLIITNCIIMGRAEAFAQSNPPLLSLWDGLTSGLGYMWVLMLIALIRELLGFGTLFNIRVLPEGFEPWTIMVMAPSAFFILAMVLWAAKTLMNKEAA
- the lipA gene encoding lipoyl synthase, whose protein sequence is MDERRKPEWLKIELGLSPEHKKVRRELARHGLHTVCEEARCPNLHECWGRYRTATFLLLGEVCTRRCRFCAVGHGRPCPPDPEEPARVAQVVARLGIRHVVLTMVTRDDLPDGGAGHVAAAVREVRKASPGVRVEILTSDFRGDLAALETVLESRPEIMSHNVETVRRLTPRVRSGASYERSLAFLREAGLRVRAYGGFLKSSFMVGLGETEEEVKETLRDLRAAGVQMVNIGQYLQPTKEHLPVARYWSPEEFDRLRDYALSLGFIACSAGPKVRSSYHAEETVRMLGDVGPA
- a CDS encoding FMN-binding protein, producing MNRNSLPYVVLFSFIVTALFVTILAAAHLGTRERVLLAEERRLREAVLHALKTPASGEEARRTFARLSVAALPDGTRIYRTPEPRSYAVELSGPGLWGTIRAVVGISGDLSRILGLAILEQNETPGLGGRITEPWFLSQFEAERIGPDGIAVRQTGRSGDPDPDNSQVDGITGATRTSQAIETLVDRAVITLKEALPTLSEEDFAPVEAPRPRTSPDDERSR
- a CDS encoding NADH:ubiquinone reductase (Na(+)-transporting) subunit F, translated to MSALVIAPLAVGGITAALALLIWLTDRVVNNYGTVTISINGGKKTLTVKGGSPLLLTLAQEQIFIPSACGGRGSCGACKVRVETDIGPHLPTEVPYLTEEERARNVRLSCQVKVKHDLSIEVPEELFLVRRVVAEVSSIRDLTHDIKEVRFRLPEGERIPFKPGQYVQLEVPPYAKIKEPTQRAYSISSLPDEEEIELLIRKVPGGIATTYVHEHMKEGERLALIGPFGDFYLRETDAVMLCVAGGSGMAPFKSILLDMYRRGVNNRQVWFFFGARTRRDLFYVDLWRDLEEKWPVFRFVPALSEDPDYEGEKGLITEVLARYIETTMDREAPKEGYLCGSPGMLDACMNVMRRYGIPEDKIYFDKFA
- a CDS encoding RnfABCDGE type electron transport complex subunit D, translated to MDLKIFQKQPPMRKVLLSLVPIFLWAAYFYGVRLAALALVVFPVGVAVEYLMERRRGRKVSEAVLVTCSLFLLSLPPAVPLWVAAIGIAFGVFMAKEVYGGFGRNVFNPAIAGRLFVYITFPTLMTRSWLKPGAFGLLPDALTSATPLDALRAGTLPPLPDMLLGLHPGSMGESALPLILLAGIYLVATRTASWRIMLSTLGGALLLSAGLYYAGVPGAVPPHYTLLAGSLLFVAVFMATDPVTAPNNPRAHWLYGLLIGAVVVLVRTFSLFSEGTSFAVLLANAVAPLLDELLPRRPAAARRPAPKGGAA
- a CDS encoding NADH:ubiquinone reductase (Na(+)-transporting) subunit E, which encodes MTPDISPLALFVASIFTSNILLANFLGMCSFISISKDLSSSNGLGLAVTVVLTITSAINWLVLHYVLIPLDLVYLRFIVFIIVIAAVVQILEMIIDRISPSLYMALGIFLPLITVNCAILGVALFIEIRGYSLLQSVVYGLGSGLGWWLAIMLLAAIRKKIERAPVPAGLKGPGITLITIGFMAMAFIGFSGMVAVQ